The Streptomyces sp. NBC_00454 DNA segment CTGGACTTCTCGGTACGGGTCTCCCCGGAGCTCCCGGCCACCCTGCACACCGACGAGCAGCGGCTGCTCCAGGTGCTGCGCAACCTGCTGTCGAACGCGGTGAAGTTCACCGACACCGGGGCGGTGGAGCTGGTGATCCGGCCCGCCGGAGCCGATGTTCCCATCGCCATCCGCGAGCAGCTGCTGGAGGCCGGTTCGCTGCGCGAGGCGGACGCCGACCTGATCGCCTTCTCGGTGACCGACACCGGGATCGGGATCGCCGCGAGCAAGATGCTGGTGATCTTCGAGGCGTTCAAACAGGCGGACGGAACCACCAGCCGCAAGTACGGCGGCACCGGCCTCGGGCTGTCCATCAGCCGGGAGATCGCCCGGCTGCTGGGCGGGGAGATCCACGCGGCGAGCGAGCCGGGCCGCGGGTCGACCTTCACGCTGTACCTGCCGCTGAACCCGAGCGAGCTGCCCCCGCAGGGGTACGCGCCGCCCGCGCCCGGCGGCGCGCGCGCCGAGCTGTACCGCAGGCCGGCCGCCGAGGCCGCGCGGCCCGCGCTGCCGGCGGCCCCGGCCGAGCAGGGCCCCGTAGCGCCCGCGCAGCCGTTGGCGGCGCCGCGGGCCGGGGAACCGGCCGGGCAGGGGTCCTCGGCGCTGTTCCGGCGGCGGCGCAAGGCCCTGAGCGAGCCGCTGCTGAGGGCGGAGGTGCCGGGGCAGGGCGATGCGGAGGCCTGGGCGATCGACGAGCCGCTGCCGGTGGCGCCGCGGACGTACGACTTCCACGGCGAGCGGGTGCTGATCGTGGACGACGACGTGCGCAACGTCTTCGCGCTGACCAGCGTGCTGGAACAGCACGGGCTGGCGGTGCTGTACGCGGAGAACGGCCGGGAGGGCATCGAGGTCCTGGAGCAGCACGACGACGTGGCGCTCGTTCTGATGGACATCATGATGCCGGAGATGGACGGGTACGCGACGACCTCGGCGATCCGGCGGATGCCGCAGTTCGAGGGGCTGCCGATCATCGCGCTGACGGCGAAGGCGATGAAGGGGGACCGGGAGAAGGCGATCGAGTCCGGTGCCTCGGACTATGTGACCAAGCCGGTCGAACCCGACTACCTACTGACGGTCATGGAAGGGCATATGCGGGGCAAGTGAGACGTGAGCGGGCGGGCGGGGAGGGACTCGCGAGGGAACCTTCTGCCCTCCCGCCACGTTTCCGCTTCGTGCGCAGTGACATCTTGGTGACAGGGTGTGGCGATCTCGGGACTGGGGCTACGATGACCGGCACAAGGACGGACGGCGCAAGGATGCCGTCCTCTGGGGCGGGGCCCGGCGCACAGGCCGGTGCCTGGAGCCGGGGAGGCCCCATGCCGGGGCGAGGAGGACAGGGCATGGTGCAGAAGGCCAAGATCCTCCTGGTCGACGACAGGCCGGAGAATCTGCTGGCGCTGGAGGCCATCCTCTCCGCGCTCGATCAGACACTGGTCCGGGCGTCGTCGGGGGAGGAAGCGCTCAAGGCGCTGCTGACGGACGACTTCGCGGTCATCCTGCTGGACGTGCAGATGCCGGGCATGGACGGTTTCGAGACGGCCGCGCACATCAAGCGGCGGGAGCGGACCCGGGACATCCCGATCATCTTCCTGACCGCGATCAACCACGGTCCGCACCACACCTTCCGCGGGTACGCGGCGGGCGCGGTGGACTACATCTCGAAGCCCTTCGACCCGTGGGTGCTGCGGGCCAAGGTCTCGGTGTTCGTGGAGCTCTACACGAAGAACTGCCAACTGCGCGAGCAGGCGGCGCTGCTGAGGCTCCAGCTGGAGGGCGGCAGCTCCAACGGCGCGGTGGACGGCTCCAAGGAGACGGCCGGGCTGCTGGCCGAGCTCTCCGCGCGGCTCGCCGCGGTGGAGGAGCAGGCGGAGGCGCTGACCAAGCAGCTCGGCGAGGAAGCCGCCGATCCCTCGGTGGTGGCCACGGCGGCCCACTTGGAGCGCAAGCTCACCGGACTGCGGCGGGCGCTCGACGCGCTGGAGCCGGGGACCGGGAGCGGGGCGCCCGTGCTGCCCGCGCAGGGCTGAGGGCCCGCGGGACCCGTGGCCCGCGCAGGGTGAGGGGCTGCGGGTTTCCGTAGGGGGCCGCCCGTCCACCCGCTTGGCGGGCCGTCAGGTCTGGCGGTACGTCAAAGCGGGGCCACAGGCGGCGACACGAACGGGTGAAGCGGTGGGCACGCGTGTCCACCGGCACGCACACCGGTAACCTCGGGCCCATGGCCTCAAGTACGTCCGGTAAGGGTTCCCAGAGCACGGCGGGCACCGCGAAGGGCCGCACGGGCCGTACGACGGCGCCGGCGAAGAAGGCAGCCCCCGCTCGCAAACCGCCCGCCAAGAAGGCCGCGGCCGCCACCAGGCGCGCCCCGGTCAAGAAGGTCGCGCCCAAACCCGCGCCGTCCCCCACCGGGGGAGTGCTGCGGCTGGTGCGCGCCGTCTGGCTGGGCCTCGCGCACGCGGTCGGTGCGGTCTTCCGCGGTATCGGCCAGGGTGCGAAGAACCTCGACCCCGCCCACCGCAAGGACGGCCTCGCGCTGCTGCTGCTCGGGCTCGCGCTGATCGTCGCCGCCGGGACCTGGTCGAACCTGAGCGGGCCCGTCGGGGACCTGGTCACCATGCTGGTCACCGGCGCCTTCGGGCGGCTCGACCTGCTCGTGCCGATCCTGCTCGGCGTCATGGCGGTACGTTTCATCCGCCATCCCGAACAGGCCGACGCCAACGGCCGCATCGGGATCGGGCTCTCCGCGCTGGTCATCGGAGTGCTGGGGCTCGTGCACATCGCCTGCGGAGCCCCCGGGCGCGACGAGGGCACCACCGCCATGCAGAACGCGGGCGGGCTGATCGGCTGGGGCGCTTCGAAGCCGCTGATCTTCACGATGGGCGCGCCGCTGGCCGTGCCGATGCTGGTGCTGCTCACCGTCTTCGGCCTGCTGGTGGTCACCGCCACCCCGGTCAACGCGATCCCGCGGCGGCTGCGCAGTGCGGGGATCCGGCTCGGGGTGATCGCGCCGAACGAGTACGACGAGGGGTACGGGGAGGCCGCCGCGGAGGGTGCCGCCGCCGACCGGCACGACGCCGAGCAGTGGCGGGCCCGTACGGGTGCGGCCGCCGGATCCGCAGGCCCCGGCGACCCCGCCGACACCGCCGAGGAGGAGGCGCTCGCCCGGCGGCGGCGCCCCCGGCGGACCACCGGCCGGCCGGGCATGGACCGGGAGATGGACGCCGTCGACGTGGCCGCGGCGGCCGCGGCCGCGCTGGACGGGGCGGTCTACGGCGGGATGCCGCCCTCCCCGCTGGTCGCCGATCTCACCCAGGGCATCTCGGTGGAGCGCGAGGGCGCGGAGATCACCGCTCCGGTGCCCTCCGGCACGGCTCCGGTGCCCTCGGCCCGCGAGGAGAAGGCCCCGGCGGCCGCCTCCGCCGCTGCCTCTGCCGCTGCCGAGGCCCCCGCTGCAGCCACCGCACCGCCGCACGACACCACCGCCGCGGCCTCCGGGACGCTGTCCGTTCCCGACCTGACCAAGGCCCCGCCCGAGACCCAGGCGCTGCCGCCCCGCGCCGAGCAGCTCCAGCTGCGCGGGGACATCACGTACGCCCTGCCCTCCTTGGACCTGCTGGAGCGCGGGGGTCCCGGGAAGACCCGTAGCGCCGCGAACGACGCGGTGGTCGCCTCGCTGACCAACGTGTTCATGGAGTTCAAAGTCGACGCGAAGGTCACCGGATTCACCCGCGGTCCGACGGTCACCCGCTACGAGGTGGAGCTGGGACCCGCCGTGAAGGTCGAGCGGATCACGGCGCTCGCGAAGAACATCGCCTACGCGGTGGCCTCGCCCGACGTCCGGATCATCAGCCCGATCCCCGGCAAGTCGGCGGTCGGCATCGAGATCCCGAACACCGACCGCGAGATGGTCAACCTGGGCGACGTGCTCCGGCTGGCCGACGCGGCCGAGGACGACCACCCGATGCTGGTGGCGCTCGGCAAGGACGTCGAGGGCGGCTACGTCATGGCCAACCTCGCGAAGATGCCGCACGTGCTGGTCGCCGGCGCCACGGGCTCCGGCAAGTCCTCCTGCATCAACTGCCTCATCACCTCGGTGATGGTGCGGGCCACCCCGGATGACGTCCGGATGGTGCTCGTGGACCCCAAGCGGGTGGAGCTGACGGCGTACGAGGGCATCCCGCACCTGATCACCCCGATCATCACCAACCCGAAGCGGGCCGCCGAGGCGCTGCAGTGGGTCGTGCGCGAGATGGACCTGCGCTACGACGACCTGGCGGCCTTCGGGTACCGGCACATCGACGACTTCAACAAGGCGATCCGCGACGGCAAGATCAAACTGCCGCCGGGCAGCGAGCGGGAGCTCAGCCCGTACCCGTACCTGCTGGTGATCGTCGACGAGCTCGCCGACCTGATGATGGTGGCCCCGCGCGACGTGGAGGACTCCATCGTCCGCATCACCCAGCTGGCCCGTGCGGCCGGCATTCACCTGGTGCTCGCCACGCAGCGACCCTCGGTGGACGTGGTCACCGGCCTGATCAAGGCCAACGTGCCCTCCAGGCTCGCCTTCGCCACCTCCTCGCTCGCCGACAGCCGGGTCATCCTCGACCAGCCGGGCGCGGAGAAGCTCATCGGCAAGGGCGACGGGCTGTTCCTGCCGATGGGCGCGAACAAGCCGGTCCGGCTGCAGGGCGCCTTCGTCACCGAGGACGAGATCGCCGGGATCGTGCAGCACTGCAAGGACCAGATGGCGCCGGTCTTCCGCAACGACGTCACGGTCGGGCAGAAGCAGACCAAGGAGATCGACGAGGAGATCGGCGACGACCTGGACCTGCTGTGCCAGGCGGCAGAACTGGTCGTCTCCACGCAGTTCGGGTCCACCTCGATGCTCCAGCGCAAGCTGCGCGTCGGTTTCGCGAAGGCCGGGCGGCTGATGGACCTGATGGAGTCGCGCGGGATCGTGGGACCGAGCGAGGGCTCCAAGGCGCGCGACGTCCTGCTCAAGGCCGACGAACTGGACGGCATGCTCGCGGTGATCCGCGGCGAGACTCCCACCTAGGCCGTCCGTGTTCCGGGGGTGGCCGTTTCCTCCGGAGCCGCGTCCAGTTGAGGGAGGTGGCGGCGCTTTCCGGGCCGCCACACCGGGCGGGAGCCCCGTAGCCATACGTATGGCGTACGGAGTCACCCCTCCGGTTGCCCCACCCTTTCGTCACCCCCCTAGACTGGACATCCAGCAGGTGGCTACACGCTCGAAAGGCGCCCTCGTGTCCATCGGCAACTCCAACTCCCCCGAAGAAGAGCGGCCTTCGACCGACGACCGGTCCGAGGACCGCATCGTCGAGCGTTCCGTCGAAGAGCCGTCCATCGGGACGGCCCTCAAGAAGGCCCGGATCGCCGCCGGGCTGACTGTCGACGAGGTCAGTTCCACCACCCGCGTGCGCATTCCGATCGTGCACGCGATCGAATCCGATGACTTCTCCCGCTGCGGCGGAGACGTCTACGCCCGCGGCCACATCCGTACGCTCGCTCGCGCCGTGCGCCTCGATCCGGCACCCCTGATCGACAGCTACGACGCGGCCCATGGCGGCCGGCCGGCACCCACCCCTGCCGCGCCGATGTTCGAAGCCGAGCGGATCCGCCCCGAACGGCAGCGGCCCAACTGGACCGCCGCCATGGTCGCCGCCATCGTCGCCGTGATCGGCTTCGTAGGCTTCACGGCCTTCGGCGGCGGCGACGAGAAGTCCAAGCAGCCGGTGGCGGAAGGTTCCGCCGCCCCCAAGGCCGCACCCACGCAGGCCGGCGCCAAGCCGTCGCCCCCGACCCCGCAGGCACCTCAGGCCCCCAAGCCCGAGCCCTCGGAAAGCGCCATCGCCGCCGCGCCCAAGGACCTCGTCACGGTCGTCCTGACGGCCAACGACGGGGAAAGCTGGATCTCGGCCAAGGACCACAGTGGCCGGCTCCTCTTCGACGGCACCCTCGCGCAGGGCGAATCGAAGACCTTCACCGACAAGGACTCCATCGACCTGGTGCTCGGCGACGCCGGGGTCGTGAAGCTGTTCGTGAACGGCAAGGAGATCAAGGACAAGTTCCAGCCGGGCCAGGTGGAACGTCTCACATACACCAAGGACGACCCCAGTCAGGGCCAGGCCCAGGCAGGCTGACCAGCGAGGAATAAAACCTTCCGGATCCCCGGGGTGCTGCGCCGCACTCCGGGGATCTTGTCGTACCGGGATGGGAGGCGGGGGCCGCCGCCGGGACGAAGTAGTCTTGAGTCCATGCCCGAACGCCGTACCGTCGCCCTTGTCACTCTTGGCTGCGCCCGTAACGAGGTGGACTCGGAGGAGCTCGCAGGCCGCTTGGCGGCGGATGGCTGGGAGCTCGTCGAGGACGCCGCCGATGCGGACGTAGCCGTCGTCAACACCTGCGGCTTCGTCGAAGCCGCCAAAAAGGACTCCGTAGACGCCCTGCTCGAAGCCAATGATCTCAAGGATCACGGCAGGACGCAGGCCGTCGTAGCCGTCGGCTGCATGGCGGAGCGCTACGGCAAGGAACTCGCCGAAGCGCTTCCCGAAGCCGATGGCGTCCTTGGTTTCGACGACTACGCCGATATCTCCGACCGCCTCCAGACCATCCTCAACGGCGGCATCCACGCCTCCCACACCCCGCGCGACCGGCGCAAGCTGCTGCCGATCAGCCCGGCGGCCCGCCAGGACGCCGAGGTGGCCCTGCCCGGCCACGCCCAGGAGCCGGTGGCCGAAGCACCCGCCGACCTCCCGGACGGGCTCGCACCCGCCTCCGGGCCGCGTGCGC contains these protein-coding regions:
- a CDS encoding response regulator translates to MVQKAKILLVDDRPENLLALEAILSALDQTLVRASSGEEALKALLTDDFAVILLDVQMPGMDGFETAAHIKRRERTRDIPIIFLTAINHGPHHTFRGYAAGAVDYISKPFDPWVLRAKVSVFVELYTKNCQLREQAALLRLQLEGGSSNGAVDGSKETAGLLAELSARLAAVEEQAEALTKQLGEEAADPSVVATAAHLERKLTGLRRALDALEPGTGSGAPVLPAQG
- a CDS encoding DNA translocase FtsK; this encodes MASSTSGKGSQSTAGTAKGRTGRTTAPAKKAAPARKPPAKKAAAATRRAPVKKVAPKPAPSPTGGVLRLVRAVWLGLAHAVGAVFRGIGQGAKNLDPAHRKDGLALLLLGLALIVAAGTWSNLSGPVGDLVTMLVTGAFGRLDLLVPILLGVMAVRFIRHPEQADANGRIGIGLSALVIGVLGLVHIACGAPGRDEGTTAMQNAGGLIGWGASKPLIFTMGAPLAVPMLVLLTVFGLLVVTATPVNAIPRRLRSAGIRLGVIAPNEYDEGYGEAAAEGAAADRHDAEQWRARTGAAAGSAGPGDPADTAEEEALARRRRPRRTTGRPGMDREMDAVDVAAAAAAALDGAVYGGMPPSPLVADLTQGISVEREGAEITAPVPSGTAPVPSAREEKAPAAASAAASAAAEAPAAATAPPHDTTAAASGTLSVPDLTKAPPETQALPPRAEQLQLRGDITYALPSLDLLERGGPGKTRSAANDAVVASLTNVFMEFKVDAKVTGFTRGPTVTRYEVELGPAVKVERITALAKNIAYAVASPDVRIISPIPGKSAVGIEIPNTDREMVNLGDVLRLADAAEDDHPMLVALGKDVEGGYVMANLAKMPHVLVAGATGSGKSSCINCLITSVMVRATPDDVRMVLVDPKRVELTAYEGIPHLITPIITNPKRAAEALQWVVREMDLRYDDLAAFGYRHIDDFNKAIRDGKIKLPPGSERELSPYPYLLVIVDELADLMMVAPRDVEDSIVRITQLARAAGIHLVLATQRPSVDVVTGLIKANVPSRLAFATSSLADSRVILDQPGAEKLIGKGDGLFLPMGANKPVRLQGAFVTEDEIAGIVQHCKDQMAPVFRNDVTVGQKQTKEIDEEIGDDLDLLCQAAELVVSTQFGSTSMLQRKLRVGFAKAGRLMDLMESRGIVGPSEGSKARDVLLKADELDGMLAVIRGETPT
- a CDS encoding helix-turn-helix domain-containing protein — its product is MSIGNSNSPEEERPSTDDRSEDRIVERSVEEPSIGTALKKARIAAGLTVDEVSSTTRVRIPIVHAIESDDFSRCGGDVYARGHIRTLARAVRLDPAPLIDSYDAAHGGRPAPTPAAPMFEAERIRPERQRPNWTAAMVAAIVAVIGFVGFTAFGGGDEKSKQPVAEGSAAPKAAPTQAGAKPSPPTPQAPQAPKPEPSESAIAAAPKDLVTVVLTANDGESWISAKDHSGRLLFDGTLAQGESKTFTDKDSIDLVLGDAGVVKLFVNGKEIKDKFQPGQVERLTYTKDDPSQGQAQAG